The Scleropages formosus chromosome 11, fSclFor1.1, whole genome shotgun sequence genome window below encodes:
- the LOC108930612 gene encoding butyrophilin subfamily 1 member A1-like isoform X10, with protein MKWDPYECQCLFLLLFHHILVSTTERFEVLGPSEPVVAVAGEDVVLPCYLKPNISAADLEVRWFRKDFTGSVHLYREHQDQHESQIPNYRGRTSLFSEELKKGNASLKLTGVRTSDFGEYECFVQAPYWYDDRSIDVIIKAVGTQPVISIEGYKEGGISLVCESKGWFPQPQVVWMDSEGHNLTAGPTETQRDSRDLFTVRRRAIVLEGNSNSFTCRIIQQLVNEIKEVSTNIPGEIFQSAHTRKVVLAVFISLAVAVGSGILIFYFVKLHRKKGQLNKQKDELNQQHDELKEQYEKLKLEKDELKKQYDKLKQEKGEEQHGT; from the exons ATGAAGTGGGATCCGTATGAGTGTCAGTGCTTATTTCTCCTGCTTTTCCACCACATTTTGGTCTCCACCACAG AGAGATTTGAGGTTCTGGGTCCTTCTGAGCCTGTAGTTGCTGTGgctggtgaagatgttgttctgccctgttacctcaaacccaacatcagtgctgCGGACCTGGAGGTTAGGTGGTTCAGAAAAGACTTCACAGGCTCTGTTCATCTTTACCGTGAACATCAAGACCAACACGAGAGTCAGATCCCAAACTACAGGGGAAGGACATCACTCTTCTCAGAGGAACTCAAGAAAGGCAACGCTTCATTAAAACTGACTGGAGTGCGTACCTCTGATTTTGGAGAATACGAATGTTTTGTTCAAGCTCCATACTGGTACGATGACAGGTCCATTGATGTTATTATTAAAG CTGTAGGAACCCAGCCAGTGATCTCCATTGAGGGATATAAAGAAGGAGGgatcagtctggtgtgtgaatctaaaggctggttccctcagcctcaagtggtctggatggacagtgaaggacacaacCTCACAGCTGGACCAACTGAAACACAAAGAGACAGTAGGGACCTCTTCACTGTGAGACGACGTGCCATTGTGTTGGAGGGAAACAGCAACAGCTTCACATGTAGAATTATACAACAGctggtaaatgaaataaaagaggtTTCTACAAATATACCTG GCGAGATCTTCCAAAGTGCACATACACGGAAGGTGGTCCTTGCTGTTTTCATCTCTTTGGCTGTTGCAGTTGGATCTGGAATTTTAATCTTCTATTTTGTAAAATTGCACAGAAAGAAAG GTCAGCTCAACAAGCAGAAGG ATGAGCTCAACCAACAACATG ATGAGCTCAAAGAACAATATG